Part of the Gemmatimonas sp. genome is shown below.
GGTGAAGAACGGATCCAACACGATCACGAAGGGCGCGATGGCGCCCGCCGGCTGCCACACCAGCTCCTCCGTGTGGATGCTTGGTCGTTCCTCGCCTGGCATCCAGCGCTCCACCAGACGCGAGTCGAGATCCACGATCCAGTACTCGATTCCCGCCCGCAGGTATCGCTCGCGTTTCACCACGCGATCGAACCGCGCGGTACCCGGTGAAAGGACTTCCACGAACAGGAGCGCCTGCGCGCGCTCCTCGTAGGTCCGTGGCCGCCGCCCCTCCACCAGGGGCACCACGTAGAGGTCCGGCTGAACCAGTGTTCGGACGTCGAGCACCCATTCCGATGGCGCGACGAACACCGTGCCCACCCCGGCCGGGCGCACCAGCCCTTCCAGCAAGACGTTCAGCGCGGATACCGCGCCCTGGTGTGCGAGTCGCGGCGTCGGGCTCACCAGCAGCACCCCATCCACGCACTCGTACCGGTGCGACGGGTCGTCGGGGAGCGCCTGAACCTCGGCAGCGGTCCAGAGGCGATCGGCAAGGACGGGCATGGCCATAGTGTGCAGACGCGACGAGAGGATTGGCAAGCGGGCATGACGGTACGCTGTCACCGGTACGGGCGCCGTGTGTCATCCAATCGACGCACGTCGTGCCAATCCGACGACTGGCAAGCGCCACTGGTCGCTGTTCATGCACCTGGCCCAGGCCGCGCCGTGCCGCGGCGATCGCGCCTGCTGAGCGTTCTCGTCAGGGATTCCCGCTCACGCCCCGGAGCGCGCGCCCTAGCTTGGGAGCATGAGGCTCGCATCCCTTCGTGCCGGGTGGCTGGTGGCCGTGGCGCTGCTGCTGCCGGCCTGCCGCTCGATGAGCCGCGCCACACCCCATGTGTCGGGGGTCGCGGATACGGTCTTCTACGTGTCGGCGCGCGCGCGCGCCGAGGGGCGGGATTCGCGCGAGCGCGCGCTGGCGCTCGAATACGGCATGGCCGTCATGCAGCGCCACCGGGGCACCCCCGAAGACCGTGGGGTGGGCCGCGACATCGTGGATAGCGTCCTGCTCGATTCCGCGCGGTTCGTCGAGCAGCTCCGGACGCGCGTGCAGGTGCAGCGCGCACCACTCGACCTGGCGATGCTGTATGTGCACGGCATGGGCACCTCGTTGCACGAGGCGTGGCAGTACACGGCCGCCGCGTCGGTGCAGAGTGGTACGCAGGTACCCTGGATCGTCTTCTGCTGGCCGGTCAGCGGTACAGGCGTGAGTCGACCGCAGCCCCATGCGTTCTTCACCGCCGGGTACCACCGGGACGCCGCCATGGCGGACAGCGCCGGGGCGGCGTTCGCTCTGGCATTCAGCGTCGTGCGGACGGCGGTGCCGAGTACGCAGCTGGTGGTGGTGTCGCACTCCCTGGGGGGCCAGCTGGTGGGGCGGGCACTGCACGAGGACAGCACGCTGCGCGCAGGGCTCGAGCAGGCGCCGCTGCGCGCCCTGGTGTTCGCCATCCCCGACGTGAACGCCCAGGCGTTCAACGACACGCTGGCCCCGGCGCTGCGCTACACGGCCGCCCGGCGCGTGGTGTACGTAACGCGCAACGATCGCGCGATGATGATCGCGCGCCGCATCAACGGGACGCCGCGTGCCGGCTTGCGGACAGATGACGACTGGCGTGCTCCCGATTCGGCGCTCGTGGAAACCGTGGACGTCACGAACGCGGCCACCACCGAGGGGTGGTTTCAATCGCGCTTCGGCAGCCACCACGCCATCAAGCGCAAGACCGGGCTGCTCGTGGACCTGGTCGTGATCGTCGGTGCCCTGCGCGACGCCACCTGCCGATCGCGCGGAGGCTTTGGCGAGGCCGACGCCGACGGGATCTGGCGACTGCAGCGCGTGGTGCCAACGACCAGCGACCTGCTCGCGTGCCCCACCATGTACAATGGAGCGCCACGATGAGGCGCGCCCTGCGCATCACGCTCGTGGCCGCCAGCCTCACCGTGCCGACGGCGGCGACGGGACAGCCACCGACGCGACTGCCGGCCGACGGCGGTACCACCTTTTCGCTGGGACAACCCGGGGTATGGCTGCCAACCGGCGGTCTCTCCACCGGGATCGAACGTCGCGAGGGGGAACGCGTCACGGTTACCGAAGTGCGCGGTGGCATGTACGTCGAACTACTCAGCCGTGTGCTCGGTCTCGGTGGCCTTCATGCCGAGGGGTACGGTGGGCTGCTCGACACCCGCTTCAACGGCGGTGTGCGCCTGCGCGCCGTCTCGCCGTTCCTGCGACTCGGCATCGGCGTGGACTACAGTGGACTGGACAAGCAGGTGCGGCCGCTCGTGTCGTTCACCCATCCGGTACGTCGTGGTGGCGTGCGTCACGATGGCAGCATGATGCGCATCGATTATCGCGGTGGCCCCGAACGCATGATCACCGTAGGGGTCGATGTGCCGTTCCTGCGGAAGATTCCCCTCGGGACCACGCGCCCGCGTGAGGATCGCGTGGTGCTCCGCGATCGCGCGAGTCCCGAGGCGCCGCTGCCCGCGGGGCGCGCGGCCATGGCGGCAGCACTGGACAGCGCTCGTCAGGCGGCGCTCCGCATTCAGGAACTCGTCGTGCCCTGGGCCGACCATACGGGCGGCGGCGGCGCCGCCAGCGACACCGCCGTGGTGCAGCGGCTGCGGCGCATCGGCGCGCTGGCGCGTGGCACCACGTTGGAGGTCGAGGTCCGGCGGTGGCACGCGGCGCTCGATGTGGCCTTCTCCGCGGCGCTGCACAACGGGTCCGACGATACGGCCCAGGTCACCCCCGCAGGGCGGCGGGCCGCCGAGGCGGCACGCGACGTGCTGCTCGACGAAGTGATCGTGCCCTACGACCGTCTGCTCGGTCAGGCGAAGGACCGCGACACCACGCGCGATTTCGCCCTGCTGGCCCGCGGCGCGTTCCTGCGCTGGCTGCACGTGCAGGGCGGCATGCCGCGCCAGGCCATGCCCGATGCCCTGGGCGTGTTCGGTGAGGTGCTCGACATCGTGGAGGAGGTGCGGCGCACCGCGCACGCGCAATGGAACGGCTCCCGTTTCGTGTGGCTCCCGTTGCAGCTCGCGCTGCTGCCGGAGCGACACGACACCCAGCAGGAGCTCGACGCGCTGGTGGCGCGCATGGCCGGCGAACCGGTAACGGAGGGGAATGACATCTCGTACGTGATCAACGAGCAGTTCCAGTACCAGCTGAGCCGCACGGTGCATGCGGCCCGCGAGTACCACGTGCTCTGGACCCACGACTTTCGGGGCAAGGACGCGCGCGGCGATCCCGACGAGATGAGCTTCCGCCATGTCCTGCGCTCCTACCTGGCGGCCATGACGGCGCGCGTGCGCGAGTACGACAGCACGGGGGTCTTTCCCACGTACCTGATCATTCTCGATGAGTGGTTCTATCGCGCCAACACCTCGCGCCTGTGGCTGGACCTGCTCGAGGACCCGCTGGCGCACCGCGTGCGATTGCGGGAGGGGTTCGGTGCCTGGGAGGATTCGCTCGCGGCGGCGCAGCAGGCGCTGCGCGACGCCGTGTCGCGCTCATCGTTGCTTTCGGCGCAGCGCCGGCACTACGGCGAAAGATGGTTGCGATCGCTGCTGAAGGTGCACGTGAACATCACCAATGTCTCCGACCCCTCGTTCACGAGTTGGCGCGTAGCGACGGCCTTTCCGGTGCCCGATACCTGGATGCGTGACCACCGCAAACTGGTGGTGTACGACGTGTCCGAGCGCGACCCCTATCGCGGCGAGTCCATCGTGACCGGTGCCGGGATCGGGGAGCATTACGCGAATCTCTCCTGGGAGGATCGCTCGCTGCTCGTACGCGGACCGGCCAATCTGTCCCTCAAGACGGCGGCCCGGGAGCTGCTCCTGAGTCAGGGGGTGTCCCCCGACCGCATCCCTGCGGTGCTGCGCCCGCTGCCGCTGGCGCCCGACTACGCCGCGCTCGTGGAGCGGAACCGCGGCACCGTGGGGCGCGACCTGCGTGCGTTGCTCCTGCAGAACCGCACCGGATACGCGGACAAGAGCCTCAACGTCACGAAGGCGCTGCTCTACACGCTCATGCCCGCGGGCTCCGTCATCAAGATTCCCGATTCGCTGTGGAACGGGACCTTCTGGGGCAGTGCGCTGCTGGGGGCCGCATTGCGTGGGGTGCGCGTGCTGGTGATTGCGCCCACGCTGGCCAACGCGCCAGCGCGCGCCTTCGGGTCGATGATTCGCAGTCGCGAGCTGCTCTGGCGCTTGGTCATGGCCGAGCAGCTGTTCGGCGACGTCATTCGCCGCGAGGGCGGCCTGCTCAAGGTGGGCTTGTACGCGTCGGAGATTCCCGTGAGCAATGTGCCGGGCAAGATCCTGTCCGTGCGTACCACGCTGGCCCGCGAGCCATGGCTGCGCGACCTGTTTGCCTTCCCGCCCAGTGTGTACGAGGGGCTCGACGAGCTCGCCGCCACGCTTGGGGCGCTGCCGACGCCGGTGCGCGACGGCAACGAGTTCGAGGCACGGGAACGGCCGCTGCTGCATCTCAAGGCCAACTTCATCGCCAGCCGCGAAGCCTGGTCGGTGATGGCCCGCCGCGATTGGGTGGAGCTGACCCGCGAGTTCGTGCCACGCCGCATGTCGCAACTGCAGGCACGTGGCGCCGCCGTGGCCTCGTTCGGCGACACCACCGGTGCCCGCATTGATGTGGGCGGCGACGTGGTGCGCCGCTGGTACGAGGCACTCCCCGCCGCACAACGCGACCGGGTGGTGTTCTATACCCTCATCGGGTCGGCCAACCAGAACGATCGCAGCATGGTCAGTGATGGCGAGGCCTCCCTGCTCATGGCCGGCTGGCCCTCGGTGACTGCCACCATCGATCTCATCTCGCTCATCGGCCAGTCACGCTGGATCGACGATCCCGCCGTGCTCGACCAGCTGCTTCCCCGACGCAGCGCCGTGGCGACACGCATCGCCCACTGGTTCAAGTTCGCGTTCTGATCGCGCTCTGACCGGGTCCTGTTCGCACCTACTTCTTCGCGCTCAGGGTGAGGTAGTCCGTGGCCAGGTTCGTCATGGCGCGGACACCCGTGATGAGCGCGCCTTCGTCGGCGAAGAAGAGCGGCGAGTGGTTCACGGGCACGGTGTTCGGGTCCTTGTCCTTGGGCGTGACCCCGAGGAAGAAGAAGATGCCCGGAATCTCCCGGGTGAACACCGGGAAATCTTCGCTTCCCATCACAGGGTTGATGAACGCCACGTCGCCCGACACCCGCCGCAGCGTGGGAAGCATGCGGTCGGTGAGCGAGGTGTCGTTCTTCGTCACCAGCCCGCCGCGATCCACTTGCACGATGGCCGTGGCGCCGGCGGAGCGCGCGATGTCCTCGGCCGTGCGCTCGATGCGCATGGCGATGTCGGCACGCATGGCATCGTCGAAGGTGCGCAGCGTGCCCACCATGACAACGCTGTCCGGGATGATGTTGCTGCGGTTGCCGCCGCTGATCTGCCCCACCGTGAGCACACTGGGGAGATACGCCACGTTCACCTGACGGCTGGCGATCGTCTGCAGCCCCAGCACGATCTGCGACGAGACCACGATGGGGTCCACCCCCGACCACGGCTGGGAGCCGTGCGTCTGCTTCCCCTTCACGATGATCTTGAAGTTACCGGCGGCCGCCATGATGGGCCCTGGCC
Proteins encoded:
- a CDS encoding Uma2 family endonuclease, whose protein sequence is MPVLADRLWTAAEVQALPDDPSHRYECVDGVLLVSPTPRLAHQGAVSALNVLLEGLVRPAGVGTVFVAPSEWVLDVRTLVQPDLYVVPLVEGRRPRTYEERAQALLFVEVLSPGTARFDRVVKRERYLRAGIEYWIVDLDSRLVERWMPGEERPSIHTEELVWQPAGAIAPFVIVLDPFFTEVVGPA
- a CDS encoding alpha/beta hydrolase; the protein is MRLASLRAGWLVAVALLLPACRSMSRATPHVSGVADTVFYVSARARAEGRDSRERALALEYGMAVMQRHRGTPEDRGVGRDIVDSVLLDSARFVEQLRTRVQVQRAPLDLAMLYVHGMGTSLHEAWQYTAAASVQSGTQVPWIVFCWPVSGTGVSRPQPHAFFTAGYHRDAAMADSAGAAFALAFSVVRTAVPSTQLVVVSHSLGGQLVGRALHEDSTLRAGLEQAPLRALVFAIPDVNAQAFNDTLAPALRYTAARRVVYVTRNDRAMMIARRINGTPRAGLRTDDDWRAPDSALVETVDVTNAATTEGWFQSRFGSHHAIKRKTGLLVDLVVIVGALRDATCRSRGGFGEADADGIWRLQRVVPTTSDLLACPTMYNGAPR
- a CDS encoding amidohydrolase, producing the protein MRLFRLAASAAATSAAAVALVISPAAAQSAAPSELAKLIESRLPAVMPKVVAWRRDIHQHPELSFEEKRTASLVADHLRKLGLEVQAPVGRTGVVGILRGGRPGPVVALRADMDALPVTELVDLPFKSTVRTQWQGQEVGVMHACGHDNHVAILMGAAEVLAGMKAQLPGTIKFLFQPAEEGLGGAQAMVDDGALKAPVPSAVFGLHVWPNRVGQIGVRPGPIMAAAGNFKIIVKGKQTHGSQPWSGVDPIVVSSQIVLGLQTIASRQVNVAYLPSVLTVGQISGGNRSNIIPDSVVMVGTLRTFDDAMRADIAMRIERTAEDIARSAGATAIVQVDRGGLVTKNDTSLTDRMLPTLRRVSGDVAFINPVMGSEDFPVFTREIPGIFFFLGVTPKDKDPNTVPVNHSPLFFADEGALITGVRAMTNLATDYLTLSAKK